In Castor canadensis chromosome 11, mCasCan1.hap1v2, whole genome shotgun sequence, a single genomic region encodes these proteins:
- the Ppp1r27 gene encoding protein phosphatase 1 regulatory subunit 27, with protein MPSRTVRYARYSPQQRRRRTLADRSVRFPNDVLFLDHIRQGDLEQIGRFIRARKVSLDTIHPSGLAALHEAVLSGNLECVKLLVKYGADIHQRDETGWTPLHIACSDGYPDIARYLISLGADRDAANDDGDLPSDLIDPAFKDLVELFKGTRMD; from the exons ATGCCCAGCAGAACTGTACGCTATGCCCGCTACAGCCCCCAGCAGCGGCGCCGACGGACGTTGGCTGATCGCAGTGTGCGTTTCCCTAATGATGTCCTCTTCTTGGACCACATCCGCCAGGGCGACCTGGAGCAGATAGGACGCTTTATCCGGGCTCGGAAAGTCTCCTTGGACACCATCCACCCCTCAG GCCTGGCAGCGCTGCATGAAGCCGTACTCTCTGGAAACCTGGAGTGTGTGAAGTTGCTGGTCAAATATGGGGCTGACATTCACCAGCGTGATGAGACAGGCTGGACACCCCTGCACATTGCCTGCAGCGATGGGTATCCTGACATAGCCAG GTACCTCATCTCCCTGGGGGCAGATAGAGACGCGGCCAATGACGACGGCGACCTGCCCTCAGACCTCATTGACCCAGCCTTCAAGGACCTGGTGGAGCTCTTCAAAGGAACCAGGATGGACTga